From one Planococcus citri chromosome 3, ihPlaCitr1.1, whole genome shotgun sequence genomic stretch:
- the LOC135839369 gene encoding cytotoxic granule associated RNA binding protein TIA1 isoform X3 yields the protein MLFGCYGATDKEHYHIFVGDLSPEIETQTLKEAFSQFGEISDCRVVRDPQTLKSKGYGFVSFSKKSEAESAIAAMNGQWLGNRSIRTNWATRKPPVLKGDGNSKPLTFDEVYNQSSPTNCTVYCGGITSGLSDDVIQKIFAPFGNIQEVRVFKDKGYAFIRFSTKESATHAIVAVHNTDINGQLVKCSWGKESTDITISQSSAQTITTSSQFPFTYGQHLNYWYPQSYPSTAAAAATAAAAQLQGQFLQGVQGYPYSQFGYQQGYVGRVGLQLPNTAPNTAWTTQPQIPAAVTAQGTPIQQPTAATAPTIIPAYPATMQQFQLSDDEWLTPSLLV from the exons AACATTATCACATATTTGTTGGCGATTTAAGTCCAGAAATTGAAACTCAGACCTTAAAAGAagctttttcacaatttggagaaatttc AGACTGTCGAGTGGTACGCGATCCTCAAACATTAAAGTCAAAAGGATACGGTTTTGtatcgttttcgaaaaaatcg GAAGCAGAAAGTGCTATAGCAGCTATGAATGGTCAATGGTTAGGTAATCGTAGCATACGAACTAATTGGGCAACAAGGAAACCACCTGTTTTGAAAGGAGATG GAAATTCGAAACCATTAACGTTTGATGAAGTGTACAATCAGTCCAGCCCTACCAACTGTACAGTATATTGTGGTGGGATTACCAGTGGTCTTTCAGATGatgttattcaaaaaatcttcgCCCCTTTTGGTAATATTCAAGAAGTACGCGTCTTTAAAGACAAAGGATACGCTTTTATCAG ATTTTCCACCAAAGAATCAGCAACACATGCCATTGTAGCCGTTCATAATACTGATATTAATGGACAATTAGTGAAATGTTCATGGGGTAAAGAGTCTACCGATATTACGATTTCTCAGTCTTCGGCCCAA ACAATAACCACTAGCTCACAATTTCCATTCACCTATGGACAACATTTAAATTACTGGTACCCGCAAAGTTACCCATCTACAGCTGCTGCGGCTGCTACAGCTGCTGCCGCACAACTGCAAGGACAATTTTTACAAGGCGTTCAAGGGTATCCATACAGCCAATTCGGATATCAGCAAGGGTATGTTGG ACGCGTAGGTCTGCAGTTACCAAACACAGCTCCAAATACAGCTTGGACGACGCAACCTCAAATTCCAGCTGCTGTGACAGCTCAAGGAACACCAATTCAACAACCAACCGCAGCAACAGCGCCAACCATCATACCTGCATATCCTGCTACCATGCAACAATTCCAA ttatCAGATGATGAATGGCTCACTCCAAGTTTGTTAGTTTAG
- the LOC135839369 gene encoding nucleolysin TIAR isoform X2, protein MKVSWPPSPGLQSKQDTSKHYHIFVGDLSPEIETQTLKEAFSQFGEISDCRVVRDPQTLKSKGYGFVSFSKKSEAESAIAAMNGQWLGNRSIRTNWATRKPPVLKGDGNSKPLTFDEVYNQSSPTNCTVYCGGITSGLSDDVIQKIFAPFGNIQEVRVFKDKGYAFIRFSTKESATHAIVAVHNTDINGQLVKCSWGKESTDITISQSSAQTITTSSQFPFTYGQHLNYWYPQSYPSTAAAAATAAAAQLQGQFLQGVQGYPYSQFGYQQGYVGRVGLQLPNTAPNTAWTTQPQIPAAVTAQGTPIQQPTAATAPTIIPAYPATMQQFQLSDDEWLTPSLLV, encoded by the exons ATGAAAGTGAGCTGGCCTCCTTCCCCAGGTCTTCAATCAAAACAAGACACAAGCA AACATTATCACATATTTGTTGGCGATTTAAGTCCAGAAATTGAAACTCAGACCTTAAAAGAagctttttcacaatttggagaaatttc AGACTGTCGAGTGGTACGCGATCCTCAAACATTAAAGTCAAAAGGATACGGTTTTGtatcgttttcgaaaaaatcg GAAGCAGAAAGTGCTATAGCAGCTATGAATGGTCAATGGTTAGGTAATCGTAGCATACGAACTAATTGGGCAACAAGGAAACCACCTGTTTTGAAAGGAGATG GAAATTCGAAACCATTAACGTTTGATGAAGTGTACAATCAGTCCAGCCCTACCAACTGTACAGTATATTGTGGTGGGATTACCAGTGGTCTTTCAGATGatgttattcaaaaaatcttcgCCCCTTTTGGTAATATTCAAGAAGTACGCGTCTTTAAAGACAAAGGATACGCTTTTATCAG ATTTTCCACCAAAGAATCAGCAACACATGCCATTGTAGCCGTTCATAATACTGATATTAATGGACAATTAGTGAAATGTTCATGGGGTAAAGAGTCTACCGATATTACGATTTCTCAGTCTTCGGCCCAA ACAATAACCACTAGCTCACAATTTCCATTCACCTATGGACAACATTTAAATTACTGGTACCCGCAAAGTTACCCATCTACAGCTGCTGCGGCTGCTACAGCTGCTGCCGCACAACTGCAAGGACAATTTTTACAAGGCGTTCAAGGGTATCCATACAGCCAATTCGGATATCAGCAAGGGTATGTTGG ACGCGTAGGTCTGCAGTTACCAAACACAGCTCCAAATACAGCTTGGACGACGCAACCTCAAATTCCAGCTGCTGTGACAGCTCAAGGAACACCAATTCAACAACCAACCGCAGCAACAGCGCCAACCATCATACCTGCATATCCTGCTACCATGCAACAATTCCAA ttatCAGATGATGAATGGCTCACTCCAAGTTTGTTAGTTTAG